A stretch of the Archangium violaceum genome encodes the following:
- a CDS encoding Hsp70 family protein has translation MSHVFGIDLGTTNSVIAHLVEGRPVAVSVEGSRIVPSVVLYEDNRVVVGREARNLELLRPERCIRSVKRKMGTLHRYSIAGREVSPEEVSAEILSALKQGAEKATGVPVRDVVITVPAYFDDAQRRATLEAGQRAGLHVLRLLNEPTSASLLYEHVLHPEALRVAEPEILLVYDLGGGTFDVSVLEVFQGVREVRSTAGNTHLGGDDFDDKLVQLFLEDLKKQGVDPREDVRAMARLRQLAEETKIRLSADVSVHVKEEFLTQAQGRPIHLELEVRRRVFEELIEPLLESTVALTRQALAEARLEGQSLSKICLVGGSTRIPRVRQMLEEAFGVDIHEEVDPDLAVGLGAAIQAGMLSGEPVGRILVDVASHSLGMRVIGEDDLGNATPDTFAPVLRRNTVLPTTKVEEFYTLVPEQKLVQVEVFQGESRRASENTRVGAFEFPLEPRPANSPVRVEFAYDLNGVVKVSVSQPGTTNAKTVALSVADVGKALPALAPGQSAVERKGHALLERLPPELHAELKRLLDQYAQAQGVARERAEEALLDFFLNHEHGSGLPEP, from the coding sequence TTGAGCCATGTCTTTGGAATCGATCTCGGTACGACCAACTCCGTCATCGCCCACCTGGTGGAGGGCCGCCCGGTGGCCGTGTCCGTGGAAGGCAGTCGCATCGTCCCCTCGGTGGTCCTCTACGAGGACAATCGTGTCGTCGTGGGGCGAGAGGCGCGCAACCTCGAGTTGCTGAGGCCCGAGCGGTGCATCCGCTCGGTCAAGCGCAAGATGGGGACGCTCCACCGCTACTCCATCGCCGGGCGCGAGGTGTCTCCCGAGGAGGTCTCCGCCGAAATCCTGTCCGCGCTCAAGCAGGGAGCCGAGAAGGCCACCGGCGTCCCCGTGCGTGACGTGGTCATTACCGTGCCTGCCTACTTCGATGACGCCCAGCGCCGCGCAACCCTCGAGGCCGGCCAGCGCGCGGGGCTGCACGTGTTGCGGCTGCTCAATGAGCCCACCAGCGCCTCGCTCCTGTATGAGCACGTGCTGCATCCCGAGGCCCTCCGTGTGGCCGAGCCCGAGATCCTTCTCGTCTACGACCTGGGGGGCGGCACGTTCGACGTGTCGGTGCTCGAGGTGTTCCAGGGGGTGCGCGAGGTGCGCTCCACCGCGGGCAACACCCATCTGGGTGGGGACGACTTCGACGACAAGCTCGTTCAGCTCTTCCTCGAGGATCTCAAGAAGCAGGGCGTGGATCCTCGCGAGGACGTGCGGGCCATGGCGCGCCTGCGCCAGCTGGCCGAGGAGACGAAGATCCGTCTGTCCGCGGACGTTTCCGTGCATGTGAAGGAGGAATTCCTCACCCAGGCGCAAGGCAGGCCCATCCACCTCGAGTTGGAGGTGCGGCGGCGCGTCTTCGAGGAGCTCATCGAGCCGCTGCTCGAGTCCACCGTGGCCCTGACCCGCCAGGCCCTGGCGGAGGCCCGGCTCGAGGGGCAGTCGCTGTCCAAGATATGCCTGGTGGGAGGCTCGACGCGGATCCCTCGGGTCCGCCAGATGCTGGAGGAGGCCTTCGGAGTCGACATCCACGAGGAAGTGGATCCAGACCTGGCCGTGGGGCTGGGCGCGGCCATCCAGGCCGGCATGTTGTCCGGCGAGCCGGTGGGACGCATCCTCGTGGATGTGGCGTCGCATAGCCTGGGCATGCGCGTCATCGGAGAGGACGACCTCGGGAACGCCACGCCGGATACCTTCGCCCCGGTCCTCCGCCGCAACACGGTGTTGCCGACAACGAAGGTGGAGGAGTTCTACACCCTGGTGCCCGAGCAGAAGCTCGTCCAGGTGGAGGTGTTTCAGGGCGAGTCGCGCCGAGCCTCGGAGAACACGCGGGTGGGGGCCTTCGAGTTCCCACTCGAGCCCCGGCCCGCGAACTCACCGGTGCGGGTGGAGTTCGCCTACGATCTCAACGGGGTGGTGAAGGTATCCGTCAGCCAGCCCGGCACGACGAACGCCAAGACGGTGGCCCTCTCGGTGGCGGACGTGGGCAAGGCCCTCCCGGCCCTGGCGCCGGGGCAGAGCGCGGTGGAGCGCAAGGGGCACGCCCTGCTCGAGCGGCTCCCTCCCGAGCTCCACGCCGAGTTGAAGCGGCTTCTTGACCAGTACGCGCAGGCCCAGGGCGTGGCGCGCGAGCGCGCGGAGGAGGCGCTCCTGGATTTCTTCCTCAATCACGAACACGGGTCGGGACTCCCGGAGCCTTGA
- the grpE gene encoding nucleotide exchange factor GrpE — MPGLPGTTLPAESPPTWGTLLLDAVQKSSRAQARLALHVEDLERKLEGGLAELRGSLSSLRGATSGNSSGSEPPWDEFLDALDLLEEASRVAADEALASGLMGVAARLERFLTSSGITRLTSIGHIPDGRLFRIVGTQPHPSFAEGAIARVVRAAALRGEHLIREGEAIIVRNTP, encoded by the coding sequence GTGCCCGGACTCCCGGGGACCACACTACCTGCCGAGTCGCCTCCCACCTGGGGCACCCTGCTTCTGGATGCCGTCCAGAAGTCCTCCCGGGCCCAGGCCCGTTTGGCCCTCCATGTCGAGGATCTGGAGCGCAAGCTGGAAGGGGGACTCGCGGAGCTGAGGGGCTCGCTCTCTTCTCTCCGCGGCGCGACGTCTGGCAACTCTTCGGGGAGCGAGCCCCCCTGGGACGAGTTCCTGGATGCCCTGGATCTGCTCGAGGAGGCCTCCCGCGTCGCGGCGGATGAGGCGCTCGCATCGGGACTCATGGGAGTGGCGGCCCGGCTCGAGCGATTTCTGACCTCCTCCGGGATCACTCGCCTGACGTCCATCGGCCACATTCCCGACGGGCGCCTGTTCCGGATTGTAGGCACTCAGCCCCACCCCAGCTTCGCCGAGGGCGCCATTGCCCGCGTGGTTCGCGCCGCCGCCCTGCGGGGCGAGCACCTCATTCGCGAGGGCGAAGCCATCATCGTGAGGAATACCCCTTGA
- a CDS encoding DUF5131 family protein: MALGSGIEWTESTWNPVTGCNKISPGCKYCYAERMAERLQAMGQPNYRSGFKLTLQPQMLDLPLQWKKPQTIFVNSMSDLFHKDVPLAYIQRVFDVMRRAHWHRFQVLTKRADRLAELSPEIDWPRNVWMGVSVENADYVDRIDDLRTTGAHVKFLSLEPLLGPLPKLKLKNIDWVIVGGESGHRARPMDPAWVTDIRDQCARAGVAFFFKQWGGKNKKKAGRLLDGRTWDEMPTAPESTRSARSTRTRALPIVA; the protein is encoded by the coding sequence ATGGCACTCGGCTCCGGCATCGAGTGGACCGAGTCCACCTGGAACCCCGTCACGGGGTGCAACAAGATCAGCCCCGGCTGCAAGTACTGCTACGCCGAGCGCATGGCGGAACGCCTCCAGGCGATGGGGCAGCCGAACTACAGAAGCGGCTTCAAGCTCACGCTTCAGCCGCAGATGCTGGATCTGCCCCTCCAGTGGAAGAAGCCGCAGACGATCTTCGTGAACTCGATGAGCGACCTGTTCCACAAGGACGTGCCGCTCGCGTACATCCAGCGCGTCTTCGACGTCATGCGCCGGGCGCACTGGCATCGCTTCCAAGTGCTCACGAAGCGCGCCGACCGGCTCGCCGAGCTGAGCCCCGAGATCGACTGGCCGAGGAACGTGTGGATGGGCGTGAGCGTCGAGAACGCGGACTACGTCGACCGCATCGACGACCTGCGCACGACAGGCGCGCACGTGAAGTTCCTCTCGCTCGAGCCGCTTCTCGGCCCGCTGCCGAAGCTGAAGCTGAAGAACATCGACTGGGTCATCGTCGGCGGCGAGTCCGGTCATCGAGCGCGCCCGATGGACCCGGCGTGGGTCACCGACATCCGCGACCAGTGTGCGCGCGCCGGCGTGGCGTTCTTCTTCAAGCAGTGGGGCGGCAAGAACAAGAAGAAGGCCGGTCGACTGCTCGACGGGCGAACCTGGGACGAGATGCCGACCGCACCGGAATCGACTCGGTCGGCGCGCTCTACGCGGACGCGCGCCCTGCCGATCGTGGCCTGA